TTCCAACGATGTATATGATTGGGCGATTTTTCCTACTTCATTTCTGTCTTGACATTCATGTTTTAAATATTGCCATCGAGTTCTCAAACTTTCATGATCATTAAATACTCTTCTACTgtgtcttttatatatatatatatatatatatatatatatatatatatatatatatatatatatatatatatatatataaacatgtgCATATTTTGTTTATCCATGTCAAGAATCTTTTAGGGTTGTATTTTTATgagttaaatattattttttttatgattgttatgatttaattaaaattattaaagGGTATGTAAATCTAACATAAATAGGCAGTTTAGACTCTCTGTTTGATAACTTTTGATGAATTATAATAAAATCAGAGAGTTTTCTCTAATATTACTTTTTTTCAATTCTTGGTGGATTGAATTACTAGAAATTGTCTTTGGTTTCAAATTCCCTTTGAGTTCCATGCGTTGAAGTAATTGGTATCCGAATGTAGAAATTTCTGAATCATGCCGCTAAAGAGACAAGCAGATAATGCAGTAAACGACTTTGGAGGATGTACATGTTGTTATGTTAAAATTAATCCACAGATAATGCACACAATCGATTGGCcaaatcaatgtcaaaatcCAAACTAAACAGAGATATAGAATCAAAGTAAAGAAGTAAGGAATACAAGAGATTTACGTGATTCGGTAGAGCTAACGTCCACTGGCAACAGAGATCCAGATTTGCTATGCAAAAAATGATTACAATGATAAAAACTCATACCTTATAAGAGTACAAAGGTTGCATTAATTGGTATCGAAACGTAAAACTTTCCTGAATCACGTCGCTAAAGAGACAAGTCGTACGAATACAAACaactttgaaggaggggcatgcAAGGAGCAATGTTGTCCTAGATCAACGTGACGAGCATATGCTACAAGCATTGTGATGTATTTCCGATCACCATACATTAGATCTTGGCAAACTTGCATGCAGATTTTTTATGCATGTTGAGATGATCATATGATCCAACATTGGTATTGTTGTCATTATACAtgttataaattaaatataatgtGCTACAATGAAGATATGTAAATTTTTGttgaaatatgaaaattttaacaaaaaatttaaattttagtttaactatttggtaaaataattaataaaaataaaattttgactcCACCACTAATTCAGCCCTAATAGTTTTACTCATCCCTCCCATTATATAAAGAACGCTAGAGTTAGACATGTGTTATCCAATTCTCTCtaaatttttatcaataaaattgaaattaatgaGTTATAGTTATTTTGCATGTGAGAGATTCGATCATTAACCTCTTGAAACTGAGGGCCCTTAATGGTAAAAATTCATTCTTAAACCAACTCATCTACCTATGATTGTTTAAATAGCACTGTACTTGCAACATCTGCCCTCACTCAAATTATCTGGCCAAGATTCCAACTCAAAAATGGTAGGCTGTGATGCTATTAGAATTTATGAACTTTATTTGCACCCCACACTTTACTAAGAACACCCCATTAACCCACTCTTTCAACACCCCATTGACCCTACCACTTTCAGTCTCAAATccttccatcttcttcttccccacCACTTTCAACCCTAaatcttttcatcttcttcttccccacCACTTCCAACCCCAAATCCTTCCATCTTCTTTTGACAGTGACCTGTTACAAACCTTCGACGGAAACCCACTGACATCCTCGCTGTAAGCTGCAGGAAATCGTTGTGGAACTTGGAAGTAGAGCAAGAGAGGTTTTACACCAAGATgatgagggagagagagaggaattagggttCTAGGGGTgtagattgtgttttttttttacacaaaaTGGGGTAAACtcataattgttatatttttaactgaGATTTATTTAGAGTGGGGTGTCCTAAATAAATAAtgaggtgcaaataatgttgatcattagaatttagaaatGAAAACAACATAGAAACTAATCAAGATAGAAACTATTTGCACCCCAGAGCTCTAAGAACACcccaaaatgacaaaaaaacatCTATCTAATAACACCCCAACTGACCCTACCACTTCTCATTTGCCTCCTTCCCTTCACTCTCCATCTTCCCTTACTCTAGTTCagttctccttctccttctcattctctccttctcctccttcccTTACATGAAGACAAACCTTCAACGGTTGGTGCGAGCAACGATAGCACCAGAGCTCAGCctatctctttctctcctccttcttccCTTACTAGAGGAGAGAGACTCACTCCGAAGCTTGAATCCGGGGCTCACTAGACTCACTCCCAAGCTTGAAATCGTCAGCTGGAGATGACCTTGCACAAGATGGTAGTCTTAGTCCTGATGGCCCCAGTGATCAAGAGAAGCATTGGCCTAGATTTGCAGATGGAAAAACTGCATCTTTGTTCTCTCATGGGAATTCCACCAAAGAGGTCATTGGACACTCAAATTCCTCTTATATGGATTGGCATCAAACTGTAGACCCATGTGCAAAAAATGAAGGAAACTTGAGAAGGCCTTGAAGGGAGACGAAAGTGCAGAATCTAGGGAGGAAAGTGCAAGTCTTGAGGAAACTGGAGCAATgccttttatttgttttatttttaattttttttaatctcaatcAATGGTGAAATCCAACGATTGAAATCATGGGGTGTAGAttgttaaaattataaaaaactgaaattagagtatactcataaatgttatgtttttttcCTAAGGTTTATTTAAAATGGGGTGTGCTTAATTAAGTAAAGGGTGCAAATAGTCATCATCTTAAAAACCAAGCCTAGAAAACAAGGTAATGGACTTGTTTTTGAAAGAATGGTAGCCCAAGACACAAGCGAACCCATGGGCCAGCAATAGGGCCCATCAAGAATTCCATACTTTGGGCTTTTTTGTGGGCTGTAGCCTTTGTCGGCTTCAATTGTCGAAGGATGTGCTGTTGGGAGTTGAATTGGTTGGAACTCCTCACTTCATTTGGATAACAGTTTTAGTAAGTTTTGCTATTAAGCAcaaagtgtttgataaaatgtcaCATCGATTTGCATCATCCTGTACAGAgtttgcttaaaaaaaaaacttccattATTTTAAGAGACAACTACATGCCAACTACCACCATGAATTTGGTATGAAATTCTCAGAAAAAGCTGGAACTGGGTCTCACCAATGCAGCAGCAGCATAGTTGGATACAGCTAGTTTGTGACTGCATAATGGGTGATATGAATCACGTACTGAGTAAATAATGAGGTGCAAATAATGGGTGATATCATTACTACGCAAGACTGGTAAGttacataattttttatcaataaaattgaATTTAATTAGTTAGCAGGCTTTGATGCAATAAGAATTCAATTTAGAAATGAAAATAGCATAGAAATTAGAAACTATCAAACCAAGCCTCGCTAAGACAACAAGGTAATGGACTTGTTTTGAAAGAATGGTAGCCCAAAGACACAAGCGAACCCATGGGCCAGCAATAGGGCCATCAAGAGTTCCCTACTTTTAGCTTTATTGTgggctttagccttcgtgggtTTCAATTGTTGAAGGATGGGCTGTTGGGAATTGACTTGGTTGTAACTCCTCACTTCATTTGGATAACAATTTTAGTGAGTTTGGCTATGGATCAcaaagtgtttgataaaatgtcaCATCCATTTTCATCATCCAGTACAGAGTTTccttaagaaaacaaaaacttgCATTATTTTAAGAGACAACTACATGCCAACTACCACCATGAATTTGGCATGAAATTTTCAGAAAAAGCTGGAACTGAGTCTCACCgatgcagcagcagcagcagcatagTTGGATACAGCTAGTTTGTGATTGCATAATGGGTGATGTGAATCACATCCTCAGGCTTGGAAGGTGGATGGGTCTTATTTCTGAGCCTCAACTGCTGATACTCCTTGAACTGGAATCCCCTGTACTTTGGTGCCTCTCCAATGTCTTTGGCGAACTGTGACAATGGTTCAACCCACTTGTCTCCCTCCAAGTTATAGAAAAATGCATAAGAGTGTCTGCTTTTCCCTTCTTGTCTCACCACTCTGTGTGTTGCGCTCTTGAATTTGTTGTTGCTAAGCACCTTTTCCATCATATAAATAAGAATCCAAAATTTTTAACCTCTTTATGATAAAATTTGcaaatgataaagatttcagCACtttgatatctcagttatcccaactgCTAAGTTAGATGCGCAGaattcaaatgaattcggaGCTCAACATGTCCCACATGATACACATCAAATCTTATTCGTAAACTCAACTACTGAGATAACTGGGAtaactgggatccctatcattactGCCCAAGACTTGTAAGAGAAACATATGAATGTCATCTTTCTTGAGTACCTGAATAACATCGCTTATGTTGACGACTATTGTGCCTTCAGCAGGAGGTACTGGAATCCATACcccgtttttgcgcaattctaGGCCTCCTGCTTCATCCTGGAAAACAAGAGTGATAGAGTTTCCATCTTCATGCTCTGTTATCCCATTGTTTTCTGTTTCTGTGGCCGGAAAGTAACGCAGAGCTGCCATGAAATCCCAGCTCCTATCATGATTATACTCCTTGAGGAAGTTGGGAGGGAGTCCCAAACACTCGTTTATAATGTTCTCCACAACTGATCCAATCTTGGTCATATGGCTGAAAATCTCTTCTATTACTTCCCTgcaaaatcaacaagtttgcATCGCTAGCGGGACAAAGAAATTATCCAAATGACCTAAAACATACTGTCCAGGAAAACAATGGCAACATTACCGATATCCAGGTGGGTTTCGGGGGTAAACATTGAATCCAGATCCAGGAGGAAACACCAGCAGATATTCATTCTTGTCTGGAGAGTGTGCAGGCTGCCTACTGTAACCAGCAGGAAGGGGAGCACCAGAAGCAGCGCTGCACTTATGCTTCTCCTCGTCCGGGTAGTCGAAAAACGTCCTCGAATGCTCAAAGGCTTTGCGCATCAATTCGAGTGGCACTCCATGGTTAACAATTTTGAAAAATCCATACTCAGAGCAAGCTTGGCCAATGATTTTTAAGGCCTCTTTCCTGCCATTCTCATCCCCTTGTCTTAGAAAGGGTGAGATGTCAACAGTGGGGATGCTAGAGTTGGCCATTTTTCTCCCTTCAAGTGTAAATCGGCTTGCTTCAGTTCAAGATTCTCAGTGGACCAAATTATATTCTTTTATACCAACCCTTCCATAAAAATATTCTCGATggaccaaattatattttttttataccaCCCTTCCATAAGATAGTTGTCGCCTAACTGATGGCATTTAGTGTCCGGTTAAGATGATCGAGAATCTCACATCAAAATACATCTCACATCAAAATACGATAAGTTAAAGTCTAACACAAACCTCTTATTATCAACTTggattttcaatagagagttaaattcaaacttgtgatgctaaaCTTGAACTCTCATCTCGTGTGATGTGCATTCATCATTTATACTCTCAATAAGAGTAACATGTGCCTGCGAGCAAAC
This DNA window, taken from Tripterygium wilfordii isolate XIE 37 chromosome 20, ASM1340144v1, whole genome shotgun sequence, encodes the following:
- the LOC119987307 gene encoding flavonol synthase/flavanone 3-hydroxylase-like; the protein is MANSSIPTVDISPFLRQGDENGRKEALKIIGQACSEYGFFKIVNHGVPLELMRKAFEHSRTFFDYPDEEKHKCSAASGAPLPAGYSRQPAHSPDKNEYLLVFPPGSGFNVYPRNPPGYREVIEEIFSHMTKIGSVVENIINECLGLPPNFLKEYNHDRSWDFMAALRYFPATETENNGITEHEDGNSITLVFQDEAGGLELRKNGVWIPVPPAEGTIVVNISDVIQVLSNNKFKSATHRVVRQEGKSRHSYAFFYNLEGDKWVEPLSQFAKDIGEAPKYRGFQFKEYQQLRLRNKTHPPSKPEDVIHITHYAITN